A part of Bubalus bubalis isolate 160015118507 breed Murrah chromosome 6, NDDB_SH_1, whole genome shotgun sequence genomic DNA contains:
- the UROD gene encoding uroporphyrinogen decarboxylase isoform X4, giving the protein MEAKESRPQGFPELKNDTFLRAAWGEETDYTPVWCMRQAGRYLPEFRETRAAQDFFSTCRSPEACCELTLQPLRRFPLDAAIIFSDILVVPQALGMEVTMVPGKGPSFPEPLREERDLERLRDPATVASELGYVFQAITLTRQQLAGRVPLIGFAGAPWTLMTYMVEGGGSSTMSQAKRWLYQRPQASHQLLRILTDALVPYLVGQVAAGAQALQLFESHAGHLGPQLFSKFALPYIRDVSKRVKAGLQEAGLAPVPMPAEQSCLQPEICPFPQIIFAKDGHFALEELAQAGYEVVGLDWTVAPEKARERVGKTVTLQGNLDPCALYASEGGQRRAGPPVASALLVPPGGDWEAGAADAE; this is encoded by the exons ATGGAGGCGAAAGAGTCTAG ACCTCAGGGTTTTCCGGAGCTTAAGAATGACACCTTCCTGCGAGCAGCCTGGGGAGAAGAAACAGACTACACTCCTGTTTGGTGCATGCGGCAGGCAGGACGCTACTTACCAG AGTTTAGGGAAACTCGGGCTGCCCAGGACTTTTTCAGCACCTGTCGCTCCCCAGAAGCCTGCTGTGAACTTACCCTGCAG CCACTGCGTCGCTTCCCTCTGGATGCTGCCATCATCTTCTCCGACATCCTTGTCGTACCCCAG GCACTGGGCATGGAGGTGACCATGGTGCCTGGCAAAGGGCCCAGCTTCCCAGAACCATTAAGAGAAGAGCGGGACTTAGAGCGCCTCCGGGATCCAGCAACAGTGGCCTCTGAGCTGGGCTATGTGTTCCAGGCCATCACCCTCACTCGACAGCAGCTGGCTGGGCGTGTGCCACTGATTGGCTTTGCTGGTGCCCCG TGGACTCTGATGACATACATGGTTGAGGGTGGCGGCTCAAGCACCATGTCTCAGGCCAAGCGCTGGCTTTACCAGAGACCACAAGCCAGTCACCAGCTGCTTCGCATCCTCACTGATGCTCTTGTCCCTTATCTGGTGGGACAAGTGGCTGCTGGTGCCCAG GCACTGCAGCTCTTTGAGTCCCATGCAGGGCATCTTGGCCCACAACTCTTCAGTAAGTTTGCACTGCCCTACATCCGTGATGTGTCCAAGCGAGTGAAGGCCGGGCTGCAGGAGGCAGGCCTGGCACCAGTGCCCATG CCAGCAGAGCAAAGCTGTCTGCAGCCTGAGATTTGCCCTTTCCCCCAGATCATCTTTGCTAAGGATGGACATTTTGCCCTGGAGGAGCTGGCCCAGGCTGGCTACGAGGTGGTTGGGCTAGACTGGACAGTGGCCCCCGAGAAAGCCCG GGAACGCGTGGGAAAGACGGTGACCCTGCAGGGCAACCTGGACCCCTGTGCCCTGTATGCATCTGAG